One stretch of Legionella birminghamensis DNA includes these proteins:
- a CDS encoding DUF2269 family protein, whose product MNTESRKTQEKAGHMSYFILKYIHILSSTLLFGTGLGSAFYMWRANQSGNLDAMRFAAKNVVIADWIFTAPAVIIQPLTGFWLMAILHYPVTSKWIIWSLLLYIITGACWLPVVWLQIKMHEFLKQADEFKCKLPGKYYSYARMWFILGWPAFFSVLLIFYLMVFKPA is encoded by the coding sequence ATGAATACAGAGAGCAGAAAAACCCAGGAAAAGGCCGGCCATATGTCCTATTTCATTCTGAAATATATTCATATTCTTAGTTCTACCCTATTATTCGGCACAGGCCTTGGCAGCGCCTTTTACATGTGGCGTGCCAATCAGAGCGGTAATCTTGATGCCATGCGTTTTGCTGCTAAAAATGTAGTCATAGCGGATTGGATTTTTACCGCACCAGCAGTCATCATTCAACCGCTGACTGGGTTCTGGTTAATGGCCATCCTGCATTATCCTGTTACCAGTAAATGGATTATCTGGAGTTTATTATTGTATATTATTACCGGTGCCTGCTGGCTTCCTGTCGTTTGGCTGCAGATAAAAATGCATGAATTCCTGAAGCAGGCAGATGAATTTAAATGCAAATTACCTGGTAAATATTATTCCTATGCAAGAATGTGGTTCATTCTGGGATGGCCTGCTTTCTTCTCTGTTTTATTGATTTTTTATTTGATGGTTTTCAAGCCAGCTTAG
- a CDS encoding GNAT family N-acetyltransferase, with translation MFEFEKLKKHHIETVFSWLAEPHMLEFWDNSQEHKDDIISFVNGRTTPSNYFSGIVSYWIGSINTNPCCFILTSPLTPDDICPQILADHRSTTGMTYCIDFGIGNKAFLGKGYASGALREFINFFRNSIDPTADTFFIDPDDNNPRAQHVYAKAGFKTVGDYIMDRGVFEGQKTCLMVQTF, from the coding sequence ATGTTTGAATTTGAAAAACTAAAAAAACATCACATTGAGACCGTTTTTTCCTGGTTGGCTGAGCCTCATATGCTGGAGTTTTGGGACAACAGTCAGGAACACAAAGACGATATTATCAGTTTTGTGAATGGAAGAACTACTCCTTCCAATTACTTTTCGGGAATTGTCAGTTACTGGATTGGCTCTATCAATACAAATCCCTGCTGTTTTATATTAACGTCTCCATTAACACCCGATGATATTTGTCCTCAGATCCTTGCTGATCACCGTTCGACTACCGGCATGACGTATTGCATTGATTTTGGAATAGGTAACAAAGCGTTTCTGGGTAAAGGTTATGCGAGCGGGGCGCTGCGGGAATTTATTAATTTCTTTCGTAATAGTATTGATCCCACTGCTGATACTTTTTTCATTGATCCAGATGACAATAATCCGCGCGCGCAACATGTTTATGCGAAAGCCGGTTTTAAGACCGTGGGTGATTACATCATGGACAGGGGAGTGTTTGAGGGCCAAAAAACCTGTTTAATGGTCCAAACATTTTAA
- the iolD gene encoding 3D-(3,5/4)-trihydroxycyclohexane-1,2-dione acylhydrolase (decyclizing), whose amino-acid sequence MNTIKLTMAQALLRFLANQYVKLDSIEYRFVQGVFGIFGHGNVTGIGEALEFDACGLTYYQGHNEQGMAHAATAFAKQRNRLGIFVCTSSIGPGATNMITAAATATTNRIPLLLLPGDIFSCRQPDPVLQQLEAAHDYTVSVNDCFKPVSKYWDRIQRPEQLMTACMNAFRVLTDPAETGTVTLCLPQDVQSESYDYPVSFFGKRIWRIDRETVSQQAIDEAANLLAKAQKPFIIAGGGIHYSLAAETLAEFALKHDIPVAETQAGKSALPASHPMNVGGIGVTGSEAANLLAAQADLILVVGSRLQDFTTASKWGFKNEHCQFIHLNISRYDAIKMNSLVLKGDAKSGLVQLSKAISNYETSIAYQNHIQQTRLTWQNEVNKVCSLPANTANGLHQTAIIGLLNQFTSKEDVIIGAAGSLPGDLHRLWQSKAVKDYHLEYAYSCMGYEISAGLGVRMAKGEKNGEVYVLVGDGSYIMLHSELLTCIQEGLKITVILFDNHGYQCIRNLQEAHGSMGFGNEFRYRSQKNNQLSGDYLQIDFCQYAKALGAKAIYADSYDNFQAALETARQSILSTVIVLPVLPGTMSRGYETWWRVGIAEVSKSEKVKAAYDKMQLQIENAKLF is encoded by the coding sequence ATGAACACCATCAAACTGACCATGGCGCAGGCTTTACTGCGCTTCCTCGCTAATCAATATGTAAAACTCGATAGTATCGAATATCGTTTCGTTCAGGGCGTTTTTGGTATTTTCGGGCATGGCAATGTCACTGGCATTGGCGAAGCACTGGAATTTGATGCCTGTGGGCTGACATATTATCAGGGCCATAATGAGCAAGGCATGGCCCATGCAGCCACTGCTTTTGCCAAACAACGAAACCGTCTGGGGATATTTGTCTGTACTTCTTCAATTGGCCCCGGCGCAACCAATATGATTACAGCAGCAGCTACTGCAACAACGAATCGCATCCCCTTGCTTTTACTTCCAGGCGATATTTTCAGCTGCCGCCAACCCGATCCTGTTTTACAGCAATTGGAAGCAGCGCATGACTATACGGTTTCAGTAAATGACTGCTTCAAACCGGTCAGTAAATACTGGGACAGAATTCAACGACCTGAGCAACTAATGACTGCCTGTATGAATGCATTTAGAGTTCTCACAGATCCAGCGGAAACCGGCACAGTGACCCTCTGCCTGCCCCAGGATGTCCAATCAGAAAGCTATGATTATCCGGTGAGCTTTTTTGGCAAACGAATATGGCGGATTGATCGGGAAACAGTCAGCCAGCAAGCTATCGATGAGGCAGCTAATTTACTGGCAAAAGCACAGAAACCCTTCATTATTGCAGGTGGGGGTATCCATTACTCCCTGGCTGCAGAAACCCTTGCTGAGTTCGCCCTGAAGCACGACATACCCGTTGCAGAAACCCAGGCAGGTAAAAGCGCCCTTCCCGCATCACATCCCATGAATGTTGGCGGAATTGGAGTAACCGGTTCTGAAGCCGCTAATTTATTGGCTGCCCAGGCGGATTTGATTTTAGTGGTCGGTTCACGCCTGCAGGATTTTACTACTGCTTCAAAATGGGGATTCAAAAATGAACACTGCCAGTTTATCCATCTGAATATCAGCCGCTATGACGCTATCAAAATGAATAGTCTGGTTTTAAAAGGTGATGCTAAATCCGGGCTTGTCCAATTATCGAAAGCGATAAGTAATTATGAAACATCCATTGCATACCAAAATCACATTCAACAAACCCGGTTGACCTGGCAGAACGAAGTAAACAAGGTATGTTCGCTCCCAGCAAATACAGCCAATGGATTGCATCAGACTGCCATTATTGGCTTACTGAATCAGTTTACCAGTAAAGAAGATGTCATAATTGGTGCTGCTGGCAGTCTGCCAGGCGATTTGCATCGTTTATGGCAATCAAAAGCGGTGAAGGATTATCATCTTGAATATGCCTATTCCTGCATGGGCTATGAAATTTCTGCCGGTTTGGGTGTACGGATGGCAAAAGGGGAAAAAAACGGCGAAGTCTATGTGTTGGTGGGCGACGGCAGCTATATCATGCTGCATTCTGAATTATTGACCTGCATCCAGGAAGGGCTGAAAATTACTGTCATTCTATTCGATAATCATGGTTATCAATGCATTCGCAATCTGCAGGAAGCCCACGGAAGTATGGGATTTGGCAATGAATTTCGCTACCGATCCCAGAAAAACAACCAGCTAAGTGGGGATTACCTTCAGATTGACTTTTGTCAGTATGCGAAAGCTTTAGGGGCAAAAGCCATTTATGCAGACAGTTACGACAATTTCCAGGCCGCATTGGAAACCGCAAGACAAAGCATTCTGAGCACAGTTATTGTTTTGCCTGTCCTGCCGGGGACGATGAGCCGCGGTTATGAAACATGGTGGCGCGTCGGCATTGCAGAAGTTTCAAAGTCTGAAAAAGTAAAAGCGGCTTATGACAAAATGCAGTTACAAATCGAAAATGCAAAACTGTTCTAA
- the iolE gene encoding myo-inosose-2 dehydratase, whose protein sequence is MKLGIAPINWCNDDDPHLGGDISFEQCISEMVQAGYQGTELGNKFPRDPSFLKATLDETGLKLSSAWFSTHFTEKENYQRTLSRFLDHMSFMRAMDSKFINVCECGHAIQGTTQPVLGQTKPVFNEEQWNNLIQGLHAIGRIAHDHDMQLVYHYHAGTGVFNAEEIDFLMQNTSPDLLSLLLDTGHAALAGIHPMTLLRTYRDRIKYVHLKDIRKAVYDKLVQEKLCFMDAVREGVFTVPGDGMIDFAPIISELKQMGYQGWLLVEAEQDPEKAPPLEYAKKAYDYLQKLCQ, encoded by the coding sequence ATGAAACTGGGAATTGCTCCAATTAACTGGTGTAATGATGACGATCCACATCTCGGAGGCGATATCAGCTTTGAACAATGCATCAGTGAGATGGTACAAGCAGGCTATCAAGGAACTGAATTAGGGAACAAATTTCCCCGCGATCCTTCTTTCCTGAAGGCAACTCTGGATGAAACAGGCCTTAAGCTAAGCAGCGCCTGGTTTAGCACGCATTTCACTGAAAAGGAAAATTATCAGCGAACACTAAGCCGCTTTCTGGATCACATGAGCTTTATGCGTGCTATGGACTCAAAATTTATTAACGTCTGTGAATGCGGGCATGCCATCCAGGGAACAACGCAGCCGGTACTGGGCCAAACCAAGCCCGTGTTCAATGAGGAGCAATGGAACAACCTAATCCAAGGTTTGCATGCAATTGGGCGCATCGCACATGACCACGATATGCAGCTTGTCTATCATTACCATGCGGGCACCGGTGTTTTCAATGCAGAAGAAATTGACTTTCTGATGCAAAATACAAGTCCGGATCTTCTCTCTTTACTATTGGATACCGGTCATGCGGCTTTAGCTGGAATTCATCCCATGACGCTTTTACGAACATACAGGGATCGAATTAAATATGTGCATTTAAAGGATATACGCAAGGCGGTCTATGATAAGCTGGTTCAGGAAAAACTATGTTTTATGGATGCGGTGCGCGAAGGAGTTTTTACAGTGCCAGGAGATGGTATGATTGACTTCGCCCCAATTATCTCTGAACTTAAACAAATGGGCTACCAGGGATGGCTGCTCGTTGAAGCGGAGCAAGATCCGGAAAAAGCCCCTCCTTTAGAATACGCAAAAAAAGCCTATGACTATCTGCAAAAGCTTTGTCAGTAG